A genome region from Natranaeroarchaeum sulfidigenes includes the following:
- a CDS encoding Rid family detoxifying hydrolase: protein MKRIVSTDAAPAAVGAYSQATTNGDLLFTAGQIPLTPDGELLDDEPIDVQTEQALSNLVAVLDAEGLGPEDILKVTVFLDDIDDFDAMNETYASYFDEEPPARSAVGVDELPKGVGVEIEAIATQS, encoded by the coding sequence ATGAAACGCATCGTCAGCACCGACGCTGCCCCCGCCGCAGTCGGCGCGTACAGTCAGGCGACCACGAACGGCGACCTGCTCTTTACCGCAGGCCAGATCCCGTTGACCCCCGACGGTGAGTTGCTCGATGACGAACCGATCGACGTCCAGACCGAGCAGGCGCTTTCGAACCTCGTGGCCGTGCTCGACGCCGAGGGACTCGGCCCCGAGGATATCCTGAAAGTCACTGTCTTCCTCGATGACATCGACGACTTCGACGCGATGAACGAGACGTACGCGTCTTACTTCGACGAAGAGCCCCCGGCCAGAAGCGCCGTCGGCGTCGACGAGCTCCCGAAAGGTGTCGGCGTCGAGATCGAGGCGATCGCCACACAGTCGTGA
- the ilvA gene encoding threonine ammonia-lyase, with amino-acid sequence MLDVDDVRAARERVRETSRWTPLEYSHTFSEMTGANVHLKLETFQRTGAFKIRGATNRIATLSDEERTAGVVTASAGNHAQGVALAASRAGVDSKIVMPEHAPIAKVKATRSYGGEVVLYGVDYSEAAERAHEIEHEEGRTYVHAFDDPAIMAGQGTIGLEIVDDLPEVDTVVVPIGGGGLISGIATALKGFDSDIRVIGVQAEGASSVAESLQKGEIYERESVDTIADGIATRRVGDLTFDVIDERVDEVVTVDDSEIAIALTYLLERSKTLVEGAGAVPLAALLNGRFEYDEDETIVPCLCGGNIDLNTLTTVIMRGLVETGRYVRLKTVLKDRPGALEDLIDVIAAQQANIYAIQHDRTSRDIGMNAAEVELDLETRGPEHVAELVAGMEERGYEVELLS; translated from the coding sequence ATGCTCGATGTCGACGATGTACGCGCCGCCCGCGAACGGGTACGTGAGACGTCCCGCTGGACGCCGCTCGAATACTCACACACGTTCTCGGAGATGACTGGCGCGAACGTTCACCTGAAACTGGAGACGTTCCAGCGGACGGGGGCGTTCAAGATCCGTGGTGCGACCAACCGGATCGCCACGCTGAGCGACGAGGAGCGCACGGCTGGCGTTGTCACCGCGAGCGCCGGTAACCACGCACAGGGTGTCGCGCTCGCGGCCTCGCGTGCTGGCGTGGATAGCAAGATCGTGATGCCCGAGCACGCACCGATCGCGAAAGTAAAAGCGACGAGAAGCTACGGCGGCGAGGTCGTGCTTTACGGCGTCGACTACAGCGAGGCGGCCGAACGCGCCCACGAGATCGAACACGAGGAGGGCCGGACCTACGTCCACGCCTTCGACGACCCCGCCATTATGGCCGGGCAGGGAACGATCGGCCTCGAAATCGTCGACGACCTGCCCGAGGTTGACACCGTCGTCGTCCCGATCGGTGGCGGCGGCCTGATCTCGGGAATTGCGACGGCCCTCAAAGGATTTGATTCCGACATCCGCGTGATCGGCGTCCAGGCCGAAGGCGCATCGAGCGTCGCCGAGTCCCTGCAGAAGGGCGAGATCTACGAACGCGAGAGCGTCGACACGATCGCCGATGGGATCGCCACCCGCCGGGTTGGCGACCTGACGTTTGACGTGATCGACGAGCGTGTCGACGAGGTAGTCACCGTTGACGACTCCGAGATCGCCATTGCTCTGACCTATCTGCTCGAACGCTCGAAGACACTGGTCGAGGGGGCGGGCGCAGTACCGCTGGCCGCGCTGCTGAACGGACGATTCGAGTACGACGAGGACGAGACGATCGTCCCGTGTCTCTGCGGCGGGAACATCGACCTGAACACGCTCACGACCGTCATCATGCGCGGGCTGGTCGAGACGGGACGGTACGTCCGGCTCAAGACGGTGCTCAAGGATCGACCCGGCGCGCTGGAGGATCTGATCGACGTGATCGCCGCCCAGCAGGCCAACATCTACGCGATCCAGCACGACCGCACCTCGCGGGATATCGGCATGAACGCCGCCGAAGTCGAGCTAGATCTGGAGACCAGAGGCCCCGAACACGTCGCCGAACTCGTCGCCGGGATGGAAGAGCGTGGCTACGAAGTCGAGTTACTCTCCTGA
- a CDS encoding stage II sporulation protein M, whose protein sequence is MSIDDAARAAYRGYRARPSDILPYYLMALATPAVAQTVMFLGLLSGYLVMTTQNTLEPILVELEALGPFSLDAPQIETTEADGEIIIDGESTEPLLSALESAATLELLAVGALTIVGMALALLVVNAIISTGQVHAVYAVLRNRSGLRAGVDGIARDYRRFVGLAVLEIALMALVTGLLVGGVVLTWFLVGDGAAVLVGLLAALAWLPLIFLIWLSFLFSRQAVVVEDVGVLAAVRSNLGFIRRNLLTAGLYVVLLIAAGVATSTLTALFQFIGTPTVAALVSPLLILPFLDFVKTWLFARERTEYELVPQPRERSLRMRFVASLRRGWVELRSFVRETPTYHAISTGVFFLSGYAGWALSVRLDAIVEASIANRLVGWFPPAEAINLTANNWQVGVAEVYSGLAAGIPSIVVLIYNGIFLGALTRFETDRLELLAFVIPHGVIEIPAILIAGAMGLYLGHSMIRLVRGRHGRDRITADIERAYHVIVGLLILFAVAGVIEAFVSPYYYGLLGI, encoded by the coding sequence ATGAGTATCGACGATGCCGCGCGCGCCGCCTACCGTGGGTACCGTGCTCGACCCTCCGACATACTGCCGTACTACCTGATGGCACTGGCGACCCCAGCCGTCGCCCAGACGGTCATGTTCCTCGGCCTGCTGAGCGGCTATCTGGTGATGACCACGCAGAATACCCTCGAACCAATTCTCGTCGAGCTAGAAGCGCTCGGGCCGTTCTCTCTCGATGCACCACAGATCGAGACGACCGAGGCCGACGGCGAAATCATCATCGACGGCGAGTCGACCGAGCCGCTGCTGTCCGCGCTGGAGAGCGCGGCAACCCTCGAACTGCTGGCGGTTGGCGCGCTGACGATCGTGGGAATGGCGCTCGCGCTGTTGGTCGTCAACGCCATCATCAGCACCGGACAGGTTCACGCGGTGTACGCGGTCCTTCGTAACCGCTCCGGGCTCCGCGCCGGGGTCGATGGGATCGCGCGTGACTACCGGCGGTTCGTCGGCCTCGCCGTGCTCGAAATCGCGCTGATGGCGCTCGTCACCGGGCTCCTGGTCGGCGGGGTGGTGCTGACCTGGTTCCTCGTCGGCGACGGCGCGGCGGTGCTGGTTGGCCTGCTCGCCGCCCTCGCCTGGCTGCCGCTGATCTTCCTCATCTGGCTGTCCTTTCTGTTCTCGCGACAGGCGGTCGTCGTCGAAGATGTCGGCGTCCTTGCGGCTGTCAGATCCAACCTCGGCTTCATCCGACGGAATCTGCTGACGGCCGGCCTCTACGTCGTCCTGTTGATCGCCGCTGGGGTCGCTACGTCGACGCTCACGGCCCTGTTCCAGTTCATCGGGACACCCACCGTTGCAGCGCTCGTCAGCCCCCTCCTGATCCTTCCCTTCCTCGACTTCGTGAAGACGTGGCTGTTCGCCCGCGAGCGAACCGAGTACGAACTCGTTCCCCAGCCCCGCGAGCGCTCGCTCCGGATGCGCTTCGTCGCTTCCCTCCGCCGTGGCTGGGTCGAACTCCGCTCGTTCGTCCGCGAGACGCCGACGTATCACGCCATTAGCACCGGCGTGTTCTTCCTGAGCGGCTACGCCGGCTGGGCGCTCAGCGTCCGCCTCGACGCAATCGTGGAGGCCTCCATCGCGAACCGGCTGGTCGGCTGGTTCCCGCCCGCCGAGGCGATCAACCTTACTGCGAACAACTGGCAGGTCGGTGTCGCCGAGGTGTACTCCGGACTCGCCGCGGGGATCCCAAGCATCGTCGTGTTGATTTACAACGGCATCTTCCTCGGCGCACTCACCCGCTTCGAGACCGACCGACTCGAACTGCTGGCCTTCGTCATCCCGCACGGAGTCATCGAGATTCCGGCAATACTGATCGCCGGTGCGATGGGGCTGTATCTCGGTCACTCGATGATCCGACTCGTTCGTGGCCGACACGGTCGCGACCGGATCACGGCCGACATCGAACGCGCCTATCACGTCATCGTCGGCCTGTTGATCCTGTTTGCCGTCGCAGGCGTCATCGAGGCGTTCGTCAGCCCGTACTATTACGGTCTGCTGGGGATCTGA
- a CDS encoding class I SAM-dependent methyltransferase, producing MDDRRAVRDAYNEMAEDYFEQYTSEVRQGSLPEPVERFCACLDADDRLLSAGCGAGDAPLGAADEQGVGLDFSREQLVLARRTTEAALVQGDMTALPFADSSFDAVAALYSLIHVPLDEHRTVVDEFARVLRPGGRLLVTEGGVEWSGSNPDWLDSGTEMRWSMAGPEATREDLRALGFEVQGVWDVRDPTTEEGTKPFFLAELSGDP from the coding sequence ATGGACGACCGTCGTGCGGTCAGGGATGCCTACAACGAGATGGCAGAGGACTACTTCGAGCAGTACACCAGCGAGGTACGCCAGGGGTCACTACCCGAACCAGTCGAGCGGTTCTGTGCTTGCCTCGATGCCGACGACCGACTGCTCTCCGCTGGCTGTGGAGCGGGCGACGCGCCGCTCGGTGCCGCGGACGAACAGGGGGTCGGACTCGACTTCTCCCGGGAGCAACTGGTGCTGGCACGACGGACGACTGAGGCCGCGCTCGTACAGGGCGATATGACGGCGTTGCCGTTCGCTGACAGTTCGTTCGACGCCGTCGCCGCCCTCTACTCGCTGATACACGTCCCACTGGACGAGCACCGGACCGTCGTCGACGAGTTCGCGCGCGTTCTCCGTCCGGGCGGACGGCTACTGGTTACCGAAGGCGGCGTCGAATGGAGCGGCTCTAATCCGGACTGGCTGGACAGCGGCACGGAGATGCGATGGTCGATGGCCGGTCCCGAGGCGACGCGTGAGGATCTGCGAGCGCTCGGCTTCGAGGTACAGGGAGTCTGGGACGTTCGGGATCCGACGACCGAGGAGGGGACAAAGCCGTTTTTCCTGGCCGAGCTATCAGGGGATCCCTGA
- the citZ gene encoding citrate synthase translates to MSDEVKKGLEGVLVAESGLSSIDGDVGKLVYRGYAIEDLSRQASYEEVLYLLWHGRLPDRDELAEFEASMVEEREVDDGVIDLVRELADQDEDPMAALRTIVSTLSAYDPEGSGYDTEDETALLRKGRRITAKMPTVLAAFSRIRNGDEPVAPRSDLGHAENFLYMLNDEEPDEVLAETFDMALVLHADHGLNASTFSAMVTASTLADVHSAVTSAIGTLSGGLHGGANQNVMRMLEEVDAAEQDPVDWVIQALDEGRRVPGFGHRVYDVKDPRAKILGEESEALGEAAGDTKWYEMSVAIEEYMAENKGIAPNVDFYSATTYYQMGIPIDLYTPIFAMSRVGGWVGHVVEYLDDNRLIRPRARYTGPEDQTFVPIDER, encoded by the coding sequence ATGTCAGACGAGGTCAAAAAAGGGCTGGAGGGCGTCCTCGTCGCGGAATCAGGACTCAGCAGCATCGACGGTGACGTCGGGAAGCTGGTCTACCGCGGCTACGCCATCGAAGATCTGTCTCGCCAGGCGAGTTACGAAGAGGTGCTGTATCTGCTCTGGCACGGTCGACTCCCCGACCGTGACGAACTCGCCGAGTTCGAGGCCTCGATGGTCGAGGAACGGGAGGTCGACGACGGCGTCATCGATCTCGTACGCGAGCTCGCAGACCAAGACGAAGATCCAATGGCGGCGCTTCGCACCATCGTGTCGACGTTATCCGCCTACGATCCCGAGGGCAGCGGCTACGACACCGAGGACGAGACGGCACTCCTGCGCAAGGGTCGCCGGATCACCGCCAAGATGCCGACCGTCCTCGCGGCGTTCAGCCGGATCCGGAACGGCGATGAGCCGGTCGCGCCCCGCAGCGATCTGGGCCACGCCGAGAACTTCCTGTACATGCTCAACGACGAGGAGCCCGACGAGGTCCTCGCGGAGACGTTCGACATGGCGCTCGTACTCCACGCGGACCACGGGCTGAACGCCTCGACGTTTTCGGCGATGGTCACCGCGAGCACGCTCGCGGACGTCCACAGCGCCGTCACCAGTGCCATTGGGACGCTCTCGGGCGGGCTCCACGGCGGCGCGAACCAGAACGTGATGCGGATGCTCGAAGAGGTCGACGCCGCCGAGCAGGACCCCGTCGACTGGGTGATTCAGGCGCTCGACGAGGGACGCCGTGTCCCCGGCTTCGGCCACCGCGTCTACGACGTCAAGGACCCCCGAGCGAAGATCCTCGGCGAGGAATCCGAGGCGCTCGGAGAGGCCGCTGGCGACACCAAGTGGTACGAGATGAGCGTCGCCATCGAGGAATACATGGCCGAGAACAAGGGGATCGCCCCGAACGTCGACTTCTACTCCGCGACGACGTACTACCAGATGGGCATCCCGATCGATCTCTATACGCCGATCTTCGCCATGAGCCGTGTCGGCGGCTGGGTCGGCCACGTGGTCGAGTATCTCGACGACAATCGGCTCATCCGCCCGCGCGCTCGCTACACCGGACCCGAGGACCAGACGTTCGTGCCGATCGACGAGCGGTAG
- a CDS encoding DUF7536 family protein, translated as MSQEQFERADAGPEHDGTKRFAAALGVGRNAKIAIAVSFVLSALLYGTFVIAPAETAHHPVLYAGLTAVIWFALALTFTLVLTAYSAWKLVREE; from the coding sequence GTGTCACAGGAACAGTTCGAGCGGGCGGACGCTGGACCCGAACACGACGGGACGAAACGGTTCGCTGCGGCGCTGGGCGTTGGCCGTAACGCGAAGATCGCTATCGCCGTGAGCTTCGTGCTGTCGGCGTTGCTGTACGGAACATTCGTTATCGCGCCTGCGGAAACGGCCCACCATCCTGTCCTGTACGCTGGGCTCACCGCGGTGATCTGGTTTGCTCTGGCGCTGACGTTTACTCTGGTACTGACCGCCTATTCGGCGTGGAAACTCGTCCGTGAGGAGTAA
- a CDS encoding MFS transporter translates to MTTEDTEATEPDVFDPFRQFFALERDVLVLSLAMFAFSLGFQMTGRYMAEYMSALGATALVIGLYGTFGNIIGAVYPYPGGAISDRLGSRYALTAFGLVTTLGFGIWLAAPLLDVTVGPVSLSIGAIFVGLVLAQAWKSFGLGATYAIVKQSVPPSRLAAGFASTESFRRTAFLVGPLIAAAIFAPFTSAADDVVLAFQLILVVAIVFGVVGTLAQHRLYDPSGDSFGKEFEGVSQIREDLRNLPEPLRPLLVGDILVRFANGMVYIFFVLVVTQFLEVGLSLSLPGIGEISLSPQAYFGILLGLEMLVALLVMIPAAKIAERVGLKPVVAAGFLVYAIFPIMLIGAPESALALALLFAFSGLRFAGLPAHKALIVGPAEQGAGGRVTGSYYLLRNVVVIPSAALGGLLWGGFSNPLTGEVLFTGDPVLAFSIATVIGLVGTGYFLLFGKEFEAYATGS, encoded by the coding sequence ATGACGACCGAGGACACTGAAGCTACCGAGCCGGACGTCTTCGACCCGTTCAGACAGTTCTTCGCGCTCGAACGGGACGTCCTCGTGCTCTCGCTGGCCATGTTCGCCTTCAGCCTCGGCTTTCAGATGACCGGTCGGTACATGGCCGAGTACATGAGCGCCCTGGGTGCAACGGCGCTCGTGATCGGGCTCTACGGCACCTTTGGGAATATTATCGGTGCGGTCTATCCGTATCCGGGCGGGGCAATCTCGGACCGACTCGGATCCCGGTACGCGCTGACAGCGTTCGGTCTCGTGACGACGCTCGGGTTCGGGATCTGGCTGGCTGCGCCGTTGCTCGACGTGACGGTCGGTCCGGTCTCGCTGTCGATCGGCGCGATTTTCGTCGGTCTCGTGCTCGCACAGGCCTGGAAATCGTTCGGGCTCGGCGCGACCTACGCCATCGTCAAGCAGTCGGTTCCGCCCTCACGCCTCGCTGCTGGCTTCGCGAGCACCGAGAGCTTTCGCCGGACCGCGTTCCTCGTCGGGCCGCTGATCGCCGCCGCCATCTTTGCGCCCTTTACCAGCGCGGCCGACGACGTCGTGCTTGCCTTCCAGTTGATCCTGGTTGTGGCAATCGTGTTCGGCGTCGTCGGGACACTTGCCCAGCACCGACTCTACGACCCGTCGGGCGATAGCTTCGGGAAGGAGTTCGAAGGCGTGAGCCAGATCCGCGAGGACCTGCGGAACCTGCCCGAGCCGCTACGGCCGCTGCTCGTGGGTGATATCCTCGTTCGCTTTGCCAACGGGATGGTCTACATCTTCTTCGTGCTGGTCGTCACGCAGTTCTTGGAGGTTGGCCTTTCGCTTTCGCTCCCGGGGATCGGCGAGATTTCGCTGTCACCACAGGCGTACTTCGGCATCCTGCTCGGTCTCGAAATGCTGGTCGCGCTGCTGGTGATGATCCCGGCCGCAAAGATCGCCGAGCGCGTCGGACTGAAGCCGGTCGTCGCCGCGGGCTTTCTCGTCTACGCGATTTTCCCGATCATGCTGATCGGGGCGCCTGAGAGTGCACTCGCGCTGGCACTGTTGTTCGCGTTTTCGGGACTCCGATTCGCCGGGTTACCGGCGCACAAGGCGCTGATCGTCGGCCCGGCCGAACAGGGGGCGGGCGGGCGCGTCACCGGATCGTACTACCTGCTTCGGAACGTCGTCGTCATTCCGAGTGCGGCACTCGGCGGGCTGCTCTGGGGTGGGTTCTCGAACCCACTGACTGGCGAAGTGCTGTTCACGGGTGATCCGGTACTTGCATTTTCGATCGCGACCGTGATCGGCCTCGTCGGAACCGGCTACTTCCTGCTCTTTGGCAAGGAGTTCGAGGCCTATGCGACGGGAAGCTAG
- a CDS encoding TVP38/TMEM64 family protein → MMRLADRHLVALSTLAVVVVAALLTSKETVLGATETVAGDPLLFAGAVILLYALRPLVLWPTTLVAVAVGYGFGIALGFPIALAGAVFTSIPAYYAGRWVAAGWDCGTAARLASAGDRFFDTTGDLRGVVAGRLAPVPADAVSAAAGMGGVRLRVLAVGILVGELPWTIAAVVVGNSLHTISTAGLGSVGTQLGVVTTLAALLLLAGPAYEHFVDGGSTVGQ, encoded by the coding sequence ATGATGCGCCTCGCGGACCGTCATCTCGTCGCTCTCTCCACGCTCGCTGTCGTTGTCGTGGCCGCCCTGCTGACCTCGAAAGAGACCGTGCTCGGAGCGACGGAGACGGTCGCTGGCGATCCACTTCTCTTTGCCGGGGCCGTCATCCTGCTCTATGCCCTCCGCCCGCTAGTGCTGTGGCCGACCACGCTCGTTGCGGTCGCCGTCGGCTACGGCTTCGGCATCGCGCTGGGATTCCCCATCGCGCTGGCCGGTGCGGTCTTCACGTCGATCCCGGCCTACTACGCCGGGCGCTGGGTCGCCGCTGGCTGGGACTGCGGTACGGCTGCACGACTCGCCAGCGCGGGGGATCGCTTTTTCGATACGACGGGTGATCTCCGCGGGGTCGTTGCGGGACGACTCGCGCCCGTCCCTGCAGACGCGGTGAGCGCCGCTGCAGGGATGGGCGGCGTCCGACTCCGCGTGCTCGCCGTCGGGATCCTCGTCGGCGAACTCCCGTGGACGATCGCCGCCGTCGTCGTCGGTAACTCCCTGCACACCATTTCGACAGCGGGACTCGGCAGTGTCGGAACACAGCTGGGCGTCGTAACGACCCTCGCTGCACTCCTCTTGCTCGCCGGGCCGGCCTACGAGCACTTCGTCGACGGCGGCAGTACGGTCGGTCAGTAG
- a CDS encoding HVO_2523 family zinc finger protein translates to MTDDADGRTGDRQGGRPCPHCETPMYHRHCKYVCPQHGVVYDCADTFY, encoded by the coding sequence ATGACGGATGACGCCGACGGACGTACCGGGGACCGACAGGGTGGGCGTCCCTGCCCTCACTGCGAGACGCCGATGTACCACCGGCACTGCAAGTACGTCTGCCCGCAACACGGCGTCGTCTACGACTGTGCGGACACCTTCTACTGA
- a CDS encoding type II toxin-antitoxin system VapC family toxin yields MLLDTSFLIDLMNGEEGAVEKARELEADLVQQRLSAMTLFELYYGIARASRSAEERETVESVLASKPIHPADTAVMRKAGRLSGELANDGTPVGDVIIAATAQVVDEPVLTRNESDFDRLGVDIESY; encoded by the coding sequence GTGCTACTGGATACGTCGTTTCTTATCGACCTGATGAACGGCGAGGAAGGTGCCGTCGAGAAGGCCAGAGAGCTAGAGGCCGACCTCGTCCAGCAGCGTCTCTCTGCGATGACGCTGTTCGAGTTGTACTACGGGATCGCCCGTGCGAGCCGATCGGCGGAAGAGCGCGAGACTGTCGAATCAGTCCTCGCCTCGAAGCCGATCCACCCCGCTGATACCGCAGTGATGCGCAAGGCAGGCCGTCTCTCGGGCGAACTGGCAAACGACGGAACGCCGGTAGGTGACGTAATTATCGCTGCAACAGCACAGGTCGTCGACGAACCCGTGCTGACGCGAAACGAATCCGACTTCGATCGACTTGGCGTGGACATAGAGAGCTACTGA
- a CDS encoding antitoxin VapB family protein, translating into MSKSIRLSDDAYERLAAHKREDETFSDVVMRLAGERSLLEISGVLSDDEADELRDAVAQRRARRHTELEGIADELENT; encoded by the coding sequence ATGTCCAAGAGCATTCGGCTCTCCGACGACGCTTACGAGCGTCTCGCAGCACACAAACGCGAGGACGAAACGTTCTCCGACGTCGTGATGCGCCTTGCAGGAGAGCGATCGTTGCTCGAGATCTCCGGCGTTCTCAGTGACGATGAAGCCGATGAACTTCGCGATGCGGTAGCACAGCGGCGAGCACGTCGGCACACCGAACTAGAAGGTATCGCAGACGAACTGGAGAACACATAG